CTGCTGTAGCCTTCTGATAATTCCACCAACGATAAATTGAAGGAGCGCTGTACGAAGCGATTCAATCCTTTTACTTGTTAACGCTTCTTCTAGTTTGAACCGCCTTCTATCTGGTTTCTTTAAAATAGCAAGCTCATGCGATGGAATCGCTTCATAGAGATAAGAAGCAAGCGACCGTTTCCTTATGCCCTCTTCGAAATAATACTCTCCTCCAATATAGCCGTCAGATACAGGAACAAGCTCTGTGAATGAAGGCTTCACAGGTTGAAACTCCTGAATAGAGCCATTGATTTTCAATTGTTCAGGCTGAAGGTAAAGAGAATATGGTGTTGCTGTCACTTGTAAAAAGGAAATATCGTCAACTTTCTTCCGGAACTGATCAATCTCTCCTGCGATAACTCTTATTTCATGAGCTTCTTTTTTTGTTTTTAAGAAACCGACACTCGCAAAATCTGCTTCATCATCAATTAAGAGAATCTTTCGGTCCTGAAGAAGCGGATATTGGTCAAAAAAAGCTTTATGAAGCCTTTTTAAATTGTGAATTTCTTTCTTCACAACAAAAATGAGCTTTTGGTTTAGTTCATATTGAATGAGATTGCCTGGAAGATTCATAATGTCATAAATTTGTATTTTATCATGAGCCTGAAATGAAGAAAATTCTTCTTTCAAACGTTCGTACGTTTGCCTTGTAAGAGCTTTTGTACCTTTTGTAAGAACAATTACAATATCATAATTGTTATCAAAAGCTAATCCTGTAATTCCAATAAACGTTTTCGTTTTTCCGCTTTGGATCTTCCCAAGCAGCATCCCTGGCTTATTTGCCGTTGTCTTTTTATTTTTCAATCCTTTGAGCGTATTAAAAATGCACTTCTCTGTTTCCGGGGAATAATCATTCTTCTTCAACAGTCCTTTATAGAATAGACCCCGAATAAGCTGTTCATTCATGCTGAATCTTTTTCTCCTCTTTCATCATAGTCTTTGCTCATTGTATCACAACATCCCCTTTTTCACGTTGCACAATCTATGCCATAATAAATGAGAGAAGGCTTCATTACATATAAAGGGAGGAATATTGTGTTTACGGACTATCATACACATACGAACAATTCATTTGACTCAAAAGCGATCATGATGGAAACATGCCAAAAAGCGCTTGAGAACGGAGTAGAACAAATTTGCTTCACTGAACACTTCACACTAAACCCGAACATTCCAACTTATGGACATATGAAATGGGAGAAGTACAGGGAAGACATTCAAACGTGTCAAGAAGCTTTTAAAAATCAGCCTCTTCATATCTTAAAAGGAATAGAACTTTGTGAACCACATAAGTATACAGAAGAATATAAACAGCTGTTTCAAAAAGAGCACATTGATTTTATTCTTGGTTCTGTTCACAATATTAAAGATATAGGCCTTCGCAAAACGTTAGCAAAATACTCACGGCTAGAAGCATATGACCTTTATTTTAAAGAAATGCTCTTACTTGTTGAAAAAGCCGACATTGACTGTTTAGCTCATTTTGATCTTATTAAGCGCTATTCAAAAGAAGCGTTTAGTCAGGACGACTTCGAAAAATTCGAGCCTCTTATAAAGAAGATACTTTCTAAAGCCATTGAACGAGGTATTGGAATTGAAATTAATACTTCAACAGTAGAAGCATTACAAGAACCAATGCCTTCACACTATATTTTAACTTTATATAGAGAGCTCGGCGGACGCATTTTAACCATTGGTTCGGATTCTCACTATTCAGAGCATATTGGTCGAGGTATTAAAGAAGCGTATGCTCTTGCCAAAGAGTGTGGATTTACGGAAGTGAGTATTTTTGAAAACCGATGTGCAACATTTGTTTCTATTTAAAAAAGCAGGCTTTCCTTGACGGAAGCCTGCTTTTTTATAAATCTTTTTCTTTAAAACGCTTCTTTTAAAGATTCTGCTCCTTCTTTCAACGCTTCTCTTGCTTCTGGAACAAATTCAATAAAATTAGCAAAACCATGAATCAAATCATCATAATTTTTATAAAAAACAGGAACATCATTTTCTCTTAGCTTTTCTGCATAAAGCACGCCAGAATCACGAAGTGGATCATATTGAGCAGTAAGGATTGTTGCAGGAGGAAGATTTGCTAAATCTTCTGCAAGCACAGGGGATGCATACGGATGTTTCCAATCTTCTTGCTTATTTACATAATGTTCTCCAAACCATTCCATAAGCTCACGGGTGAGAAAATAGCCTTCGCTGTTTTCTTTCATTGAGGGAAGCTCATAATCACGACCTGTTGATGGATACAGTAAAAACTGATGGATAATGCTTGGCCCTTTTTTTTCTTTAGCGATCATACTTGTAACTGCAGCTAAATTTCCTCCTGCGCTGTCGCCTCCAACTGCAATTCGATTAGCATCAATATCAAATTCCTCCCCATGATCGCTAATATATACAAGAGCGTCATATGCATCGTGAACACCAGCAGGGAATTTATGTTCAGGAGCTAATCGGTAGTCCACCGAAATGACCGTACATTGCGCCATATTTACAATCGCTCTGCACACGCCATCATGACTATCAATATTTCCTAACACCCAACCTCCTCCATGGTAGTAAACAAGCGCAGGGAACTTTCCATTTCCTTCTGGCTTGTAGACTCTTACTCGAATATCTCGATCTTTTAATGGAAGCATCTTATCTTCTACTGCTCCTACTCGTTCAACAGTTGTCGGAGCTTGGCTCATTTGTTCTTGAAGCGCTCTATATTCTTTAGGAGTAATCGTTTTCAAATCTAGTTTTGGCATACTATTCATCTGATCAAGCATCATTTTAATTTTAGGATTTAAAGACAACCAAAAAACCACCTTTCTTATATCATTTACTACTTTTAGTATACCCTCCTTTTATAGATAGTTCAGCTTTAAAGCTTATCTCAATAGGCTAAAAAGAGCTATCAGTCTCGATAGCTCTTTTTCCTCTATGCTCGTCCAACAACTGCAATTGTTTTTTCTTCGATTACATGACCTTCAATTGCTCTATAAAATTCATTAAGATAATAGCCGTCTCTTAAATTAAGCTCTGTGTCTAGCGCATATACAACAAGTGTATAGTCATGATCTTTATCAGGAGGTGTTGGGCCCCCGTACTGCTGTGTAATTTTTGGGTCTTTATGGCCTGCTACTGGGGAAGCATAGCTTGTGTTCCCTTGAACAAATGGAAACGGCTTTTCATCACTTGCATTTTCCGGAAGCTCTTTAACCTCCGCTGGAATATTCGCTACAAGCCAATGAATCCATGCAAAATTACAAACTGGTACTGAATCATAATCAATAAGAGTTAACGCTAAACTTTTAGCATTTTCAGGCACATTTTCAAATGAAATTGGAAAAGAAACGTATGGAACACCATCTCTTAAATATTCTTCTGAAGCTTGCTTTCCATACTTGTCTGCTAAAGAACCGTTTTCCGTCGTTACGTGAACTTTCATCATAAATCATCCCTCATCTCTATTTAATACCCAATTTTGGATATATCTATGATAACTTATCTTTATAAATTCGCGCAATTTTTAGATACTTTCATTTTACTTTGTTGGTTTATATGTAACGATTTCCTCTCCTCTTTGAGACTGACCGTTTTTCACACACGAATATGTAACATATAAAATAGTATCCTTACTCTCTTCAAGCTTTCCAACATATAATCTGACAGATTTATAGTTTGTATTTTCGTCTACATTGCTTACATCTGCCTCTCCCTCTTGCAGTTTGTAAACATGTCCAGACCAAGGACCTGTGTTACTTGCTGCTCCGAAGCTTCTATTATTCCACCATAAGGGAGCATTCCATACTTCGTTGTAACCCTATTATCCTTTAAATTAAATGTTACCTTATCAAAGGAAGTTGTTCCACTCGCTTTTAATGTTAACTTATCTTTATCTCTTGTAACCTTAATACTTGTATTTTTTCCTTTTACCATTTTCATATCGCTCTGTGAATCTAGGAAAGTTTTATGCTCATCTTCTAAAATCCTTAACAACTATAGTTTAACAAAAAACTTTCTAAATAAGGAAAAAGAATTAATCCTAGTTCTTTAGTCTCTAAATTTAGAAACTAAAAGAGAATCTATATTCAACACTTTTTCTTCTTTGCTTTTTTACTATAATAGAGAGAAAGAGAGAAATATGGTATTCTACTTTTATTCTCTCACTTTAAAAAGGAGTTTTTTAACATGAATTCAAAAGAGATGGAACAAAAAATTATTCAAAATTATCAAAAAGACGAAGAAATGATGATTCTTGTTTTTGCACAATGGTGCGTTAACCATGATTTAGATCCTTTTGAGCTATATATACGCGCATACCCTAATCAAAGGGAGAATGCTGCATTAAAACACGCACTCTCCCTTACTGTACCAAAGGATGAAGCTGGGGAAGTTGGGGATAGCACGCTTTTAGGTGTTTTGTCCCTATTTGGAAATGATGATTTAGCATTTGTGGTAACTGAAGAAATGAAAAAAATGAAAGAGAAAAACTAACGAACCTTTTTTTCCTCCTCTACATATAGTGACCACAACGATGTAGAAGGAGGCTTATGTACTATGGATAGTGAGACAAAGGACTATAAAACATACTTAGAAGACTGGGCTAACGATTTATACAGCCATTGGGACTCTCTTTCCTCTCACCGAAAAAATGAAGAAGAATGGCACCAAAAGTGGAATGAATTTGCTCATCTTTTAGAAGAAAATCATGATCAAGATATGCCATATGCTTGTTTTGAACGAGCAAAGGAGCTTTACCTTTTGTGGGAAGACGCCTATGAAGAGAACGAGCGGGATGAAGAAATTCATCACGAGGAAGAGAACCACCAAGATGAAGAGGGTCACCGAGACGAAGTAAATCATCATGGTGAAAAGTCTCGCCCTGCTTTTAATCCTGTACCGATTGGAGGACATACTTTACCTCCTTTACCATATCCGTATGAAGCACTTGAGCCTTATATTGACCGCGAAACAATGAGGCTTCATCATGACAAACATCATCAAACATATGTTGATGGGTTGAACAAAGCAGAGAAAGAAATGAAAAAAGCGCGAAGCAATGGAGATTTTACGCTTATTGCCCATTGGGAACGAGAAGCCGCTTTTCACGGTGCTGGACATTATCTTCATACGCTGTTTTGGAATGTAATGAGTCCAAATGGTGGAGGAAAACCAAGAGGTGAAATACGAAAAGCGATTGATAGCACATTTGGAGGATTTGAACGATTTAAACAACAGTTTACAGAAGCCGCAAACAAAGTAGAAGGATCTGGATGGGGTGTTTTAGTATGGGCTCCCCGTGCTCATCGTGTGGAGATTTTACAAGCTGAAAAACACCAAAACTTAAGTCAATACGATGTTATCCCTCTTCTAGCTCTCGATGTATGGGAGCATTCTTATTATTTGAAATATCAAAATGACCGCAAGAAGTATATTGAGAACTGGTGGAATGTTGTCAATTGGGCACATGTTGAAGAACGTTATCGTGAAGCAATGAAAGTGAAATGGAAGCCATTTTAATATAATATAAATATCGCTCTTTTTTAGTTGTGGAACATCTTGCCTTGGGGTATAATGAGACTATCTCTTACAATGGAAATGTGAACAACAGATTCATTCCTCATAAAAAGGAGCGATATGTTTATGAATATTACGATTTATTATGGAAGTCACGATGATAAAACATTACATACAATGGACTGTTTTGTAGAAGATGAAACAGATGATGAAGGTTCAAACCTTGCATAATCAAAGCATTGATGATACTGATCAATGCTTTTTTTGTTGCTCTTTTTATTATACTGGATGAAAAATAAGAGAAAATCTTCCTTCTCTCTCAATTTTCCCTCTTCTTTTTCTTTACTTTTAGAGAAAAGTGCTGTAATATAGGGGTATAGAACATCTGTTCGTGTTACTAATGCAAGGAGCTGAGCTTATGGCAAGAATGACAAAACATAGTCGTAAAAAAACCTCTTCCCCTACTCTTTCAAATACTGGTTTCATTGGGGCAACGTTCACAGACTTAGATGATTTAACGAAATACGAATACTACTTCTCTCGTAAAAAGCTGCAAATTACACATCACGTGCTTGATGGGCTATTGCAAGGAAGCAGCATTTTATTTTCGCAGCACGGTATTCCTGCGCACATCTCCTGCATCTATTTACCAAAACAAAAGAAAATTGGTCTTGTTTTATCTAAGAAACCCTTCCGCCGGAAAGAAGGAAAAAGTTATTTTATTAACTACCTACGTGAAGTTGGACATTTAAATGAGGATGAAAAAATAAAAGAACATGAAATTTTTAATACAGGCTTTATTGGCGTCATCTTTGCAGATCTCTCTAAAGTCGAACGTTTTACATTTCAATTTGAGTTAGAACTTCTTTCTCAATTTTTAAAAGGCTTAATCATTCCTGCAAAAGAGCTTTTCCTTCGCCATAACATTCAAGCTTATATCTCTTCTGTTGAGCTTACTAATGAAGGGAAAATTGGTTTCGTTCTTTCAAAGAAACCATATGATGAAAGAAAGGAAGCAGACCTTTATTTCATTGAATACTTAAAAGAACGTGGATTATATGAAGACGAAGAAGAATTTATTCCTATACATAGTGAA
This sequence is a window from Priestia filamentosa. Protein-coding genes within it:
- a CDS encoding histidinol-phosphatase HisJ family protein is translated as MFTDYHTHTNNSFDSKAIMMETCQKALENGVEQICFTEHFTLNPNIPTYGHMKWEKYREDIQTCQEAFKNQPLHILKGIELCEPHKYTEEYKQLFQKEHIDFILGSVHNIKDIGLRKTLAKYSRLEAYDLYFKEMLLLVEKADIDCLAHFDLIKRYSKEAFSQDDFEKFEPLIKKILSKAIERGIGIEINTSTVEALQEPMPSHYILTLYRELGGRILTIGSDSHYSEHIGRGIKEAYALAKECGFTEVSIFENRCATFVSI
- a CDS encoding alpha/beta hydrolase, which encodes MSLNPKIKMMLDQMNSMPKLDLKTITPKEYRALQEQMSQAPTTVERVGAVEDKMLPLKDRDIRVRVYKPEGNGKFPALVYYHGGGWVLGNIDSHDGVCRAIVNMAQCTVISVDYRLAPEHKFPAGVHDAYDALVYISDHGEEFDIDANRIAVGGDSAGGNLAAVTSMIAKEKKGPSIIHQFLLYPSTGRDYELPSMKENSEGYFLTRELMEWFGEHYVNKQEDWKHPYASPVLAEDLANLPPATILTAQYDPLRDSGVLYAEKLRENDVPVFYKNYDDLIHGFANFIEFVPEAREALKEGAESLKEAF
- a CDS encoding YbhB/YbcL family Raf kinase inhibitor-like protein — translated: MMKVHVTTENGSLADKYGKQASEEYLRDGVPYVSFPISFENVPENAKSLALTLIDYDSVPVCNFAWIHWLVANIPAEVKELPENASDEKPFPFVQGNTSYASPVAGHKDPKITQQYGGPTPPDKDHDYTLVVYALDTELNLRDGYYLNEFYRAIEGHVIEEKTIAVVGRA
- a CDS encoding superoxide dismutase — encoded protein: MDSETKDYKTYLEDWANDLYSHWDSLSSHRKNEEEWHQKWNEFAHLLEENHDQDMPYACFERAKELYLLWEDAYEENERDEEIHHEEENHQDEEGHRDEVNHHGEKSRPAFNPVPIGGHTLPPLPYPYEALEPYIDRETMRLHHDKHHQTYVDGLNKAEKEMKKARSNGDFTLIAHWEREAAFHGAGHYLHTLFWNVMSPNGGGKPRGEIRKAIDSTFGGFERFKQQFTEAANKVEGSGWGVLVWAPRAHRVEILQAEKHQNLSQYDVIPLLALDVWEHSYYLKYQNDRKKYIENWWNVVNWAHVEERYREAMKVKWKPF